One part of the Thermoanaerobacterium sp. CMT5567-10 genome encodes these proteins:
- the leuB gene encoding 3-isopropylmalate dehydrogenase has translation MYKIAVLPGDGIGKEVIDEALKVLDAVSEKYGLEFDIKKYLFGGSAIDEYGTPYPKETEEACLESDAVLLGAVGGPKWDDLDGDKRPEAGLLALRKSLDVYANLRPAILFSSLKSASPLKDELLKDGLDVLVVRELTGGIYFGERGTEKIDYGYKAYDTEAYTTKEIERIAHIAFKAARNRKKKVTSVDKANILDSSRLWRKVVNEVSKEYPDVELNHQYVDNCSMQLIKDPSQFDVILTSNMFGDILSDEASQLTGSIGMLPSASLRGDKVGLYEPVHGSAPDIAGTKKANPLATILSVAMMLEYSFDRLDAANDIRRAVNELLEDGYRTSDLGSGIILNTEEMGDMVLKYLKR, from the coding sequence ATGTACAAGATAGCTGTATTACCTGGTGATGGAATAGGAAAAGAAGTTATAGATGAAGCATTGAAAGTATTGGATGCGGTTTCAGAAAAGTATGGATTAGAATTTGATATAAAAAAGTATTTGTTTGGCGGGTCTGCAATTGATGAGTACGGTACTCCATATCCTAAAGAGACGGAAGAAGCGTGTCTTGAAAGCGATGCTGTTCTATTAGGTGCTGTTGGTGGTCCAAAATGGGATGATTTAGATGGAGACAAAAGGCCTGAGGCAGGTCTTCTGGCATTGAGAAAAAGCCTTGATGTGTACGCAAATCTAAGACCTGCCATCCTTTTTAGCTCCTTGAAAAGTGCATCTCCACTTAAAGATGAGCTTTTAAAAGATGGCTTAGATGTGCTTGTTGTAAGAGAACTTACAGGTGGCATATATTTTGGTGAAAGAGGAACGGAAAAGATAGATTATGGTTATAAAGCGTATGATACAGAAGCTTATACTACTAAAGAAATAGAAAGAATAGCTCACATTGCTTTTAAAGCTGCTAGAAATAGAAAGAAAAAAGTCACATCTGTTGATAAAGCAAACATATTGGATTCATCAAGACTATGGAGAAAAGTTGTCAATGAAGTTAGCAAGGAATACCCAGATGTGGAATTAAACCATCAGTATGTTGACAATTGCTCTATGCAGCTTATAAAAGATCCGTCTCAGTTTGACGTGATACTTACATCAAACATGTTTGGCGACATTTTATCAGATGAAGCATCACAGCTTACAGGATCTATAGGAATGCTGCCATCTGCCAGTTTGAGAGGCGATAAAGTGGGGTTATACGAGCCTGTTCACGGTTCGGCTCCTGATATTGCAGGTACTAAAAAGGCCAATCCATTGGCGACTATATTATCAGTTGCAATGATGCTGGAATATTCGTTTGATAGACTTGATGCCGCAAATGATATAAGAAGGGCCGTAAATGAGCTGTTAGAAGATGGATACAGGACATCTGATTTAGGAAGTGGCATTATTTTAAATACTGAAGAGATGGGAGATATGGTTTTAAAGTATTTAAAGAGGTGA
- the leuD gene encoding 3-isopropylmalate dehydratase small subunit yields the protein MEGKAIKYGDNVDTDVIIPARFLNTSDPKELALHCMEDIDKDFKDKVKPGDIMIAGYNFGCGSSREHAPIAIKESGISCVIAKSFARIFYRNAINIGLPILECPDAASAIEDGDIVSVDLETGIIRDITKGIEFKSQPFPEFIKKIIECGGLINYVKEKVV from the coding sequence ATGGAAGGAAAAGCAATAAAGTACGGTGATAATGTTGATACAGATGTAATAATACCTGCTAGATTTTTAAATACATCGGATCCAAAAGAACTTGCTTTACACTGCATGGAAGATATCGATAAAGATTTTAAAGACAAAGTTAAACCAGGAGATATAATGATTGCAGGATACAATTTTGGATGCGGATCATCTAGAGAACATGCTCCAATAGCAATAAAAGAATCAGGTATATCATGTGTCATTGCAAAGTCTTTTGCAAGGATTTTCTACAGAAACGCCATAAATATAGGTTTGCCTATCTTAGAATGTCCTGATGCAGCATCTGCGATAGAAGATGGAGATATAGTATCAGTTGACTTAGAGACAGGTATTATAAGAGATATAACTAAGGGAATTGAGTTTAAATCGCAGCCGTTTCCTGAGTTTATAAAGAAAATCATTGAATGTGGCGGCCTTATCAACTATGTTAAGGAAAAGGTGGTATAA
- the leuC gene encoding 3-isopropylmalate dehydratase large subunit, with the protein MGLTLTQKILSDKAGYEVKPGDLIEIDVDMVLGNDVTSPVAIKEFLKIGVKNVFDREKIALVPDHFVPNKDIKSAEQVNIVRKFAREYGIVNFFEVGKMGIEHALLPEKGLVLPGDVVIGADSHTCTYGAITCFSTGIGSTDMACAMATGKAWFKVPEAIKFNLKGKLNKWVSGKDVILYIIGMIGVDGALYKSMEFTGNISSLSIDDRFTIANMAIEAGAKNGIFDYDEITETYVKGRANRKYKVFKADEDAEYVKSYDIDLSKIKPQVAFPHLPENTKPIDEVGNIKVDQVVIGSCTNGRITDMEITYEVLKGKKVHPDVRLIIFPATQDIYLECVKRGYIEEFIKAGAAVSTPTCGPCLGGHMGILAKGERAISTTNRNFVGRMGHTESEVYLASPAVAAASAIKGYIASPEEVV; encoded by the coding sequence TTGGGGTTAACACTTACACAAAAAATTTTATCTGATAAAGCCGGATATGAAGTTAAACCCGGAGATCTTATAGAGATAGATGTGGACATGGTGCTTGGAAATGATGTCACATCACCTGTTGCGATAAAGGAATTTTTGAAGATAGGCGTAAAAAATGTATTTGATAGAGAGAAAATTGCACTGGTGCCAGACCATTTTGTTCCTAATAAAGACATAAAGTCTGCGGAACAGGTGAATATTGTAAGAAAATTTGCCAGGGAATATGGAATTGTAAACTTCTTTGAAGTTGGAAAGATGGGAATAGAACATGCCCTTTTACCTGAAAAAGGTTTAGTTTTGCCTGGTGATGTGGTCATAGGTGCAGATTCTCATACATGTACCTATGGCGCTATAACTTGTTTTTCAACAGGAATAGGTAGTACAGATATGGCATGTGCCATGGCTACAGGTAAGGCATGGTTTAAAGTTCCTGAAGCGATAAAATTTAACTTAAAAGGTAAGCTTAATAAATGGGTAAGCGGTAAGGATGTGATACTGTACATCATAGGAATGATAGGCGTTGATGGTGCGCTGTATAAATCTATGGAATTTACAGGTAATATTTCTTCTTTGTCAATTGATGACAGGTTTACAATTGCAAATATGGCAATAGAAGCAGGGGCTAAAAATGGTATTTTCGATTATGACGAAATTACCGAAACATATGTTAAAGGGAGAGCAAATAGAAAATACAAAGTATTTAAAGCAGATGAAGATGCAGAATACGTTAAAAGCTATGATATAGACTTATCAAAAATAAAACCACAAGTAGCATTTCCACATTTACCTGAAAACACAAAGCCAATAGATGAAGTAGGAAATATAAAAGTAGATCAAGTCGTGATTGGTTCTTGTACAAACGGGCGTATAACCGATATGGAAATAACGTATGAAGTTTTAAAAGGTAAAAAAGTTCATCCAGATGTTAGATTGATAATTTTCCCTGCCACACAAGATATATACCTTGAATGTGTAAAGAGAGGATATATAGAAGAATTTATAAAAGCAGGTGCTGCAGTATCTACACCTACATGTGGTCCATGTTTAGGTGGTCACATGGGCATTCTTGCAAAAGGTGAAAGAGCAATATCCACCACAAATAGAAACTTTGTAGGAAGGATGGGCCATACCGAAAGTGAAGTATACTTAGCAAGCCCAGCAGTAGCTGCTGCATCAGCCATAAAGGGATATATAGCAAGTCCTGAGGAGGTGGTATAA
- a CDS encoding 2-isopropylmalate synthase, translated as MGDRKVIVFDTTLRDGEQTPGVNFDKESKYKIAKQLVSLGVDVIEAGFPAASNGDFEAVKNIAENIGDVVVAGLSRCVKSDIDKTYEALKNAKKSRIHLFIATSDIHLKYKLKISRDEALKMAVESVKYASGKFDEIQFSAEDASRTDWDFLVKIFNEVIDAGAKIINIPDTVGYAVPKEFEKLVEYVKNHIHDKDNVTISVHCHNDLGMAVANSLSALESGAQQVEVTVCGIGERAGNASLEEVIMAINTRKDYFNLPHSINTREIFSTCKLVSELSGIQLQPNKAIVGSNAFRHTAGIHQHGVINNKATYEIMRPEDIGITTDHISMGKLSGRNAFELKLKNMGYELSRDEINLAFKKFKDLADNKKVVNDDDIKVIVDDVILNTKSFKEGELWG; from the coding sequence ATGGGGGATAGAAAAGTCATTGTATTTGATACAACATTAAGAGATGGTGAGCAAACACCAGGTGTGAACTTTGACAAAGAAAGCAAATACAAAATAGCAAAACAGCTTGTTTCACTTGGTGTAGATGTTATAGAAGCTGGTTTTCCTGCTGCATCAAACGGTGACTTCGAAGCAGTAAAGAATATAGCAGAAAATATTGGTGATGTAGTTGTAGCAGGATTATCAAGATGTGTAAAAAGTGATATAGATAAAACTTATGAAGCGTTGAAAAATGCTAAAAAATCAAGAATACATCTTTTTATAGCAACATCTGATATTCATCTAAAATACAAATTAAAAATATCAAGAGATGAAGCATTAAAAATGGCTGTTGAAAGTGTAAAATATGCTTCAGGTAAATTTGACGAGATACAATTTTCTGCAGAAGATGCTTCAAGGACAGATTGGGATTTTCTTGTGAAAATATTTAATGAAGTTATTGATGCGGGGGCAAAAATAATCAATATACCTGACACTGTAGGCTATGCGGTTCCAAAAGAATTTGAAAAGTTAGTAGAATACGTTAAAAATCATATACATGATAAAGACAATGTTACAATAAGCGTTCATTGCCACAATGACCTAGGAATGGCTGTTGCGAATTCCCTTTCAGCATTGGAAAGCGGTGCTCAACAAGTGGAAGTAACTGTATGCGGAATAGGTGAAAGGGCTGGAAATGCGTCGCTGGAAGAAGTTATCATGGCAATAAATACTCGAAAAGATTATTTCAATTTACCTCACAGTATAAATACTAGAGAAATATTTAGTACATGTAAACTTGTAAGTGAACTTTCAGGTATCCAGCTGCAACCTAATAAAGCAATTGTAGGTTCTAATGCATTTAGACATACTGCTGGAATTCACCAGCATGGAGTGATAAACAATAAAGCGACGTATGAAATAATGAGGCCTGAAGATATAGGAATCACTACAGATCATATATCAATGGGGAAGCTATCTGGCAGAAATGCCTTTGAATTGAAGTTGAAAAATATGGGCTATGAGCTTTCCAGAGATGAAATCAATCTAGCTTTTAAGAAATTTAAAGATTTAGCAGACAATAAAAAAGTGGTGAATGATGATGATATAAAAGTGATTGTAGATGATGTTATTTTGAATACAAAAAGTTTCAAGGAGGGAGAGCTTTGGGGTTAA